In Paenibacillus ihbetae, the following are encoded in one genomic region:
- a CDS encoding S-layer homology domain-containing protein produces the protein MNRDQDMNRWGWTGDKVIRRLVISVLILSLLAVPVSSVLADTSGQQSDALASDAASRSAVFDQRMQQALEKAEAVILNETDFPIEGAVGFAKNRTPLPKGFREKLADRIMDAGGKFNSLSDHVRISLGYMAAGGDINRIGSIDLHALLMNHAGLERAGVPELAEAYLMSWYYHPTALNRLEWYPDLIVYRLRERQTKEGGWSARDSGPGDIRTTAKVLTAIGSPDEPSSKPALDWLQTKLEGSRTSDLETTAVSDVVIALSSIGLDAAAFSETGVQLMDTLLGRQLPGGAFAEVEDGSASMEATVQAYLALTAYKLYAEAGDRLYASLNHPIPNKTRVHVEGPEGTIAEGWMELGSNENLVEAAAAFLKKSGVAYTTRVSEHGALFTSIGGVTNGRYGGLDKWEIAVRSIGNWYILKDDLIYYSDPEEVLLYYSDQTALVDHIQIEWKYENGQIIGGTPRADTPFTLTLKKATRQFGHMAVSSGIQVSLGGKTAVTDKNGRVSFPGLKPGVYELTVSSYRQGRAPLLAKRTVPFPVSSPELSSFTDAGKVSKWAAYDVASALSEGWMQGVSPGSRPQLAPKRAMTRAEFVVMLLRVLREPANPRSSRSFADVPGGRWYSGEISRAVKLGIIGDKLRYFGPGELVTREEAAVMMANALGLQPLGSPERVPFKDTAGLPESSKKAIQILYEQEIMKGEGRLFHPEQTLVREEAAAVLNRLAQLMPYREI, from the coding sequence TTGAATCGTGATCAAGACATGAATCGTTGGGGTTGGACAGGGGATAAGGTTATTCGGAGGCTCGTGATCAGCGTCTTGATCCTAAGCCTGCTCGCCGTACCTGTATCAAGCGTTCTGGCAGATACATCCGGTCAACAATCGGATGCTCTCGCTTCGGATGCTGCGAGCCGGTCAGCCGTTTTTGATCAACGGATGCAGCAGGCATTGGAGAAGGCGGAAGCCGTGATACTGAACGAAACGGACTTTCCAATTGAAGGAGCCGTTGGTTTTGCCAAAAATCGTACGCCGCTTCCAAAAGGCTTTCGTGAAAAATTAGCCGACCGGATCATGGATGCTGGCGGTAAATTCAACTCACTCAGCGATCATGTTCGTATATCACTCGGCTATATGGCCGCTGGCGGCGATATAAACCGCATCGGAAGCATTGATCTGCATGCGCTTCTGATGAACCATGCGGGTCTTGAACGGGCCGGCGTTCCGGAACTGGCCGAAGCTTACCTGATGTCATGGTATTACCATCCGACGGCTCTTAACCGGCTGGAGTGGTACCCGGATCTGATCGTTTATCGTCTGCGGGAACGGCAAACGAAGGAAGGCGGGTGGTCGGCCCGCGATTCTGGTCCCGGCGATATTCGAACTACGGCGAAGGTGCTTACAGCGATAGGGAGTCCCGATGAGCCTTCATCCAAGCCTGCACTGGATTGGCTTCAAACCAAGCTTGAGGGCAGCCGGACATCCGACCTTGAGACGACCGCTGTTTCCGACGTGGTGATTGCACTATCCAGCATTGGACTTGATGCGGCGGCTTTTTCAGAGACCGGCGTGCAGCTGATGGATACGCTCCTTGGGAGACAGCTCCCTGGAGGGGCTTTCGCCGAGGTGGAGGACGGCAGTGCCAGCATGGAAGCGACCGTTCAAGCTTATTTGGCATTGACTGCTTACAAGCTGTATGCCGAGGCCGGAGATCGATTGTATGCAAGCTTGAACCATCCGATTCCCAATAAGACGCGTGTACATGTGGAAGGACCTGAAGGAACGATCGCGGAAGGGTGGATGGAGTTAGGGAGCAACGAAAATTTGGTGGAGGCAGCAGCTGCCTTTTTGAAGAAATCGGGTGTTGCATATACAACGCGCGTGAGTGAGCACGGTGCATTATTCACCTCGATCGGAGGCGTAACGAACGGCCGCTATGGCGGCTTGGACAAATGGGAAATCGCTGTACGCAGCATCGGGAACTGGTACATTTTGAAAGATGACCTGATCTATTATTCTGACCCGGAGGAGGTGCTCCTCTATTACTCGGATCAAACTGCGCTCGTCGATCATATCCAAATCGAATGGAAGTATGAGAATGGGCAGATTATAGGTGGAACACCTAGAGCCGATACTCCGTTCACATTGACATTGAAAAAGGCAACACGACAGTTCGGGCACATGGCCGTGTCGTCAGGCATCCAGGTTTCGCTTGGCGGCAAAACGGCCGTAACCGACAAGAACGGAAGGGTATCCTTTCCTGGACTGAAGCCCGGAGTCTATGAGCTTACCGTCTCTTCCTATCGACAGGGCCGAGCGCCGTTACTTGCGAAGCGGACGGTTCCTTTTCCCGTGTCATCCCCTGAACTGTCGAGTTTTACAGACGCCGGAAAGGTATCGAAGTGGGCCGCCTATGACGTGGCATCGGCACTATCGGAAGGCTGGATGCAGGGCGTCAGCCCGGGATCGCGTCCGCAGCTAGCACCGAAGCGAGCCATGACGCGGGCAGAGTTTGTCGTTATGCTGCTTCGTGTCCTGCGTGAGCCGGCGAACCCTCGTTCATCGCGTTCGTTCGCGGATGTTCCGGGCGGAAGATGGTATAGCGGCGAAATTTCCAGAGCGGTGAAGCTTGGTATTATCGGTGACAAGCTTCGGTACTTTGGACCCGGTGAGCTTGTAACCCGCGAAGAAGCGGCTGTAATGATGGCTAACGCCCTGGGGCTTCAACCGCTTGGAAGTCCGGAACGCGTGCCGTTCAAGGATACAGCGGGGTTACCGGAATCAAGCAAGAAGGCTATTCAGATTTTATATGAGCAGGAGATCATGAAGGGAGAGGGACGTTTGTTCCATCCCGAACAAACCCTGGTCCGGGAAGAAGCGGCCGCGGTGTTGAATCGTTTGGCGCAGCTGATGCCGTATCGAGAGATATAG
- a CDS encoding EamA family transporter gives MPLWLIYALLSAVAAALVAIFGKIGLQNIDANSATAIRSVIMALFLLGVIAVQGKFSQLGDILTQKKALSFIVLSGIAGALSWLFYFLALKYGKVSQVGPIDKLSVVIAVILAFVFLGEKISWINAAGVALIAVGALLVAVK, from the coding sequence ATGCCTTTATGGCTCATATACGCGCTGCTGTCAGCCGTAGCCGCTGCGCTCGTGGCCATCTTCGGCAAGATCGGCCTGCAGAACATCGACGCGAATTCCGCAACGGCGATTCGATCGGTCATCATGGCTTTGTTCTTGCTCGGGGTTATAGCCGTTCAGGGGAAATTCTCGCAGCTCGGCGATATTCTAACGCAGAAAAAGGCGCTTAGCTTCATTGTGCTCAGCGGGATTGCCGGTGCCTTATCCTGGCTGTTTTACTTCCTGGCGCTGAAGTACGGCAAAGTTTCGCAGGTTGGACCGATCGATAAATTGAGCGTCGTAATTGCGGTCATTCTTGCCTTTGTTTTTCTGGGCGAGAAAATATCATGGATTAACGCGGCCGGCGTTGCCCTGATTGCGGTCGGTGCGCTCCTGGTAGCGGTGAAATAA
- a CDS encoding arginine--tRNA ligase — protein sequence MLSHFIIASLEQAVNKVCQSFGTKLPDSIQVRIEQPASMEHGDYATNVAMQLAKVLRKAPIEIAGLIQQELQQNASFLELIASVEVAAPGFLNLRIRWEAWAGQHFELPTAPDEKIVIEHTSINPNKSAHIGHLRNSCIGDTLVRLMRRLGYQVEVHNYIDDLGNQLADTVVGLLHTPLSQAHARFGDYCWDVYSATNRAYMQDPSLVQHRTEVLHALEEGHQNLSWIGLLVAERIVKEHLEEMKQFGIEYDLLVWESSIVREGFWDYAFELLKNTALFQQETEGRLAGCWVLKQSGGEEAAGNPEAEHSMDKVLVRSNGILTYTAKDIAYHLWKYGVLAKDFAYKKFTEHVWTTSADGEQQPFGKASMVINVIDYRQQYPQAMVKQALESLGFVKEAEKLRHVSYGVVSLSPSAAADLGIDTSDGKASYAMSGRQGIGIKITELIGQVEKVIEETRSDKNGLSSREIAIASIRYYLLRFALQTEVVFDLKQATEISGNTGVYLLYSYARALSVLNKAKASGIQPVRPAHFPAMEKAEHALLRHISTWQDTLVTAGRELTPSAICNFAYELCSWFNNFYSACPILKAEDEVLQFRVWLTSVFQETLGDALDVLGLPTPSRM from the coding sequence ATGTTAAGTCACTTTATCATTGCAAGCCTGGAACAAGCCGTAAACAAGGTGTGCCAAAGCTTCGGCACGAAGCTGCCGGATTCCATACAGGTCCGCATCGAGCAGCCAGCCAGCATGGAGCATGGAGATTATGCGACCAACGTCGCCATGCAGCTTGCCAAAGTTTTGCGCAAGGCACCCATTGAAATTGCCGGGCTGATTCAGCAGGAGCTTCAGCAGAACGCCTCATTTCTCGAACTCATAGCTTCCGTTGAGGTCGCGGCACCTGGCTTTTTGAATCTGCGCATCCGCTGGGAGGCGTGGGCGGGACAGCATTTCGAGCTGCCTACGGCCCCGGATGAGAAAATCGTCATTGAACACACGTCCATCAACCCGAATAAATCGGCGCACATCGGCCATCTGCGAAATTCTTGTATCGGCGACACCCTGGTCAGATTGATGAGAAGGCTCGGTTATCAAGTCGAAGTCCATAACTACATCGACGATTTGGGGAATCAGCTTGCTGATACGGTCGTCGGCCTCCTTCACACTCCGCTCTCTCAAGCGCATGCCCGGTTCGGGGATTATTGCTGGGATGTTTACTCTGCCACCAATCGGGCGTATATGCAGGATCCATCGCTCGTGCAGCATCGAACCGAAGTGCTTCACGCCCTGGAGGAAGGACACCAAAACCTGTCATGGATCGGACTTCTCGTGGCGGAGCGAATCGTTAAAGAGCATCTGGAGGAAATGAAGCAGTTCGGCATCGAGTATGATCTGCTGGTGTGGGAGAGTAGCATCGTGAGAGAGGGCTTCTGGGATTATGCATTTGAGCTGCTGAAGAATACGGCGTTGTTCCAGCAGGAAACCGAGGGCAGGCTGGCGGGATGCTGGGTGCTGAAGCAATCCGGCGGCGAAGAAGCTGCGGGAAATCCGGAGGCCGAGCACAGCATGGATAAGGTGCTGGTCCGCTCCAACGGCATTTTGACCTACACGGCCAAGGACATCGCGTATCACTTGTGGAAATACGGGGTGTTGGCCAAGGATTTTGCCTACAAAAAATTTACGGAGCATGTATGGACAACAAGCGCTGACGGCGAGCAGCAGCCCTTCGGCAAAGCCTCCATGGTCATTAACGTTATCGACTACAGGCAGCAATATCCGCAGGCGATGGTCAAGCAGGCGCTTGAAAGCCTGGGATTCGTCAAGGAAGCGGAGAAGCTTCGTCATGTCAGTTACGGGGTCGTTTCCCTCAGTCCGTCGGCTGCGGCGGATCTCGGAATTGATACAAGTGACGGGAAGGCCTCCTACGCGATGTCCGGGCGTCAAGGGATCGGCATTAAAATTACGGAGCTTATCGGGCAAGTGGAAAAGGTAATCGAGGAGACCCGCTCGGATAAGAACGGACTGTCCAGCCGCGAAATCGCGATCGCCTCCATCCGTTACTATCTGCTTCGCTTTGCACTTCAGACCGAGGTCGTATTTGATCTGAAGCAGGCAACCGAAATATCCGGCAATACGGGGGTATACCTGCTCTATTCCTATGCACGCGCCTTGAGCGTCCTGAATAAAGCGAAGGCATCCGGTATACAGCCAGTTAGGCCTGCGCATTTTCCAGCGATGGAAAAAGCCGAGCACGCCTTGCTGAGACACATCAGTACTTGGCAGGACACCCTCGTCACGGCCGGACGCGAGCTGACTCCGAGCGCGATCTGTAACTTCGCCTACGAGCTGTGCTCATGGTTTAACAATTTTTACTCGGCGTGCCCGATCCTGAAGGCGGAGGATGAGGTCCTCCAATTCCGCGTATGGCTGACCTCGGTGTTTCAAGAGACGCTGGGCGATGCGCTTGACGTCCTGGGGCTGCCTACACCAAGCCGGATGTAA
- a CDS encoding S66 family peptidase, with product MIQYPFLQEGATIGIPAPSSGVETELHGLLTQAINRMEARGFRTIAGDTVWMQDKAKSAPARIRAQELNAMLQNEKIDLIIPPWGGELLIEILEHIELDQARPKWILGYSDTSVLLLALTLVKGIATAHGTNLIDLRGEQTDPMTSLWQTVLSTSKGGSVVQQSSETYQKEWQHDNPTPWVYHLTEPTEWKSVTGAPAQMKGRLLGGCIDVIRHLIGTPYGDVTRFRQQFIGDEPILWYFENCELSTTDLRRSLVQMKLAGWFAGCSGILFGRSAANRPVENYEAEDVYQDLARELGVPVVYDIDCGHVPPQMTLINGAYAEVNVRDGKGIVVQTFR from the coding sequence GTGATCCAATACCCGTTCTTGCAGGAAGGGGCGACCATCGGCATACCCGCTCCGTCATCCGGCGTAGAGACCGAATTGCATGGGTTATTGACGCAAGCGATCAACCGGATGGAGGCAAGGGGATTCCGTACGATTGCCGGAGATACCGTCTGGATGCAGGACAAGGCTAAATCCGCTCCTGCACGTATCCGGGCACAAGAGTTGAATGCGATGCTGCAGAATGAGAAGATCGATCTGATCATTCCTCCATGGGGCGGAGAGTTATTGATCGAAATCCTGGAGCATATCGAGCTTGACCAAGCAAGACCCAAGTGGATTCTCGGCTACTCGGACACGAGTGTGCTCCTTTTGGCGCTCACGTTAGTAAAAGGCATCGCCACAGCGCATGGCACCAATCTCATTGATCTGCGCGGGGAGCAAACCGATCCGATGACTTCGCTTTGGCAAACCGTGCTGTCAACGTCCAAGGGCGGGTCTGTCGTTCAGCAATCTTCCGAAACCTATCAGAAGGAATGGCAGCATGACAACCCGACTCCCTGGGTCTACCATTTGACGGAGCCGACGGAATGGAAATCCGTCACGGGCGCTCCTGCCCAAATGAAGGGACGGCTGCTCGGGGGCTGCATCGATGTCATCCGCCACCTGATCGGCACTCCCTACGGAGATGTGACGAGGTTCCGACAGCAATTCATCGGAGATGAGCCCATCCTGTGGTACTTCGAAAACTGCGAGCTATCTACGACCGATCTACGCCGCTCTCTTGTCCAGATGAAGCTTGCCGGCTGGTTCGCGGGCTGCTCCGGCATTCTGTTCGGCAGAAGCGCTGCAAATCGTCCCGTCGAGAATTACGAGGCGGAGGACGTATACCAAGACCTTGCCCGGGAGCTTGGCGTTCCCGTCGTGTATGATATCGACTGCGGGCATGTCCCGCCGCAGATGACATTGATCAATGGAGCATATGCCGAGGTGAATGTAAGGGACGGCAAAGGAATTGTCGTGCAGACGTTTCGATGA
- a CDS encoding DUF4870 domain-containing protein has translation MRQLLSSLSYFSIFFAPFILPILVWLLSQDAYVAKHARRALFSHLFPLLAAIPLIYMAVTSGSFASVVGYLILFGIIYFGSFVYNIVLGIQVLREPSY, from the coding sequence GTGAGACAGCTGCTATCCTCATTGTCGTACTTCAGCATTTTCTTTGCGCCGTTCATTCTCCCGATCCTGGTATGGCTTCTATCCCAAGATGCTTATGTGGCGAAGCACGCGCGCCGAGCGCTCTTCTCTCATCTCTTTCCGCTTCTTGCAGCCATCCCGCTCATCTATATGGCGGTAACCTCGGGCTCATTCGCTTCCGTGGTCGGGTACCTGATTCTGTTCGGCATCATTTATTTCGGCAGCTTCGTATATAATATCGTCCTGGGCATCCAGGTTCTTCGCGAACCGAGCTACTAA
- a CDS encoding stalk domain-containing protein — translation MRKTNRNLTKLLGAGVLAFSLVFGPVQGAVKADGTEGISILESSHELINGKMRVTADVRNGGSGKEGGFYVVGYDENGNALEVAGNSEYFMSDEINTYEVDLDGGSSIKRVEVLPAGPAGSEAKLLASGSRTDNGVVKVTGVVQNGTEGRNVGMLAVGYDASGKAVEVTSADGYFTGSEVSAFEVELKAAKLIKTVKVSAIDPVEDAVKLLQTGSRLENGKLIVTGSIQNRKEGGRVGVIVVGSNGSGKVLEVNTTTGYLSGSEIANFAAELEAGKAASNIKVFLTGSSQTPKIIAEGRMTVNNKLVVTIGIENGDASQRITVKSTAYDAKGRSLGTESNSTFMSAHETTTLRIDYDSRVKSVKLKYYDQSGREIGQMPIRIKLNGQLQSYAQAPVMSGGSVLVPMRAIFESLDASVKWDQKTQTITSVKGSSQIKLKMGSKQAVVNGKNVTLDSAPRMVKGTTMVPLRFVATALGADVKWDSSEKMVHITTK, via the coding sequence TTGCGCAAAACAAACAGAAATTTGACGAAGCTGCTGGGCGCGGGAGTGCTCGCTTTTTCGCTCGTCTTCGGACCCGTCCAGGGAGCTGTGAAGGCAGATGGCACGGAAGGCATCAGCATACTGGAATCATCCCATGAGCTTATCAATGGCAAAATGCGCGTCACTGCGGATGTTCGCAATGGCGGTTCCGGCAAAGAGGGCGGCTTTTATGTCGTAGGTTATGACGAGAACGGCAATGCGCTGGAGGTTGCCGGCAACTCGGAATATTTCATGAGCGATGAAATCAATACATATGAAGTGGATCTTGACGGCGGAAGCAGCATCAAGCGGGTAGAAGTGCTTCCAGCCGGTCCGGCAGGAAGTGAAGCCAAGCTGCTGGCATCCGGATCGAGGACAGACAACGGAGTGGTCAAGGTAACCGGTGTCGTTCAGAATGGAACCGAAGGCCGCAATGTGGGCATGCTGGCTGTGGGATACGACGCTTCCGGCAAAGCGGTTGAGGTTACGTCGGCAGACGGCTACTTCACCGGCAGCGAGGTGTCGGCATTCGAAGTTGAATTGAAAGCAGCCAAGCTCATTAAGACGGTAAAAGTATCCGCGATTGATCCGGTGGAAGATGCTGTGAAGCTGCTTCAAACCGGCAGCCGTCTCGAGAACGGGAAGCTGATCGTAACCGGCTCGATCCAAAACCGTAAAGAAGGCGGCCGGGTTGGCGTCATCGTCGTCGGCAGCAATGGCAGCGGCAAGGTGCTGGAAGTGAATACGACAACCGGTTACCTGAGCGGCAGCGAAATCGCGAATTTTGCGGCTGAGCTCGAAGCGGGCAAAGCGGCCAGCAACATTAAAGTGTTCCTGACTGGAAGCAGCCAGACGCCGAAAATCATCGCTGAAGGCCGGATGACCGTTAACAACAAGCTGGTCGTTACCATCGGGATCGAGAACGGGGATGCGTCCCAGCGCATTACCGTCAAATCGACGGCATACGATGCGAAAGGCCGCTCCTTGGGAACGGAGTCCAACTCTACGTTCATGTCGGCCCATGAGACGACAACGCTGCGAATCGACTATGATTCCCGCGTGAAGAGCGTGAAGCTGAAATATTATGATCAATCCGGCAGAGAAATCGGGCAAATGCCGATCCGCATCAAGCTGAACGGACAGCTGCAATCCTATGCCCAGGCGCCTGTCATGTCCGGCGGCAGCGTGTTGGTGCCGATGCGCGCGATTTTCGAATCGCTTGACGCTTCCGTGAAATGGGATCAGAAGACCCAAACGATAACCTCTGTCAAGGGCTCCTCCCAAATCAAACTGAAGATGGGATCGAAGCAGGCGGTGGTGAACGGAAAGAACGTTACGCTGGATTCCGCTCCGCGCATGGTAAAGGGCACAACGATGGTACCGCTTCGATTCGTCGCAACGGCTCTTGGCGCTGACGTCAAGTGGGACAGCAGCGAGAAGATGGTGCATATCACAACGAAATAA
- the asnB gene encoding asparagine synthase (glutamine-hydrolyzing), with translation MCGITGFIQWNGDLTQDSQLLVKMTESLAHRGPDGSGTWISNPCAFGHRRLSVIDPENGAQPMIIHQEEEVYAIVYNGELYNAVELREDLIRRGHRFSTKCDTEVLLVSYIEWGPDCLERLNGIFAFAIWDSAREQVFLARDRVGVKPLFYSYIDGTLIFGSEPKALLQHPKVEPVVGAEGLAEVFIIGPARTPGHGVYKDISELRPGMAMIFSREGLRKYTYWKLESQPHEDDVLHTASYLQGLLRDTVERQLVSDVPVCSLLSGGLDSSALSSLAVDYYQRTGQGQVHTYSVDYVDNSKHFQSHSFQPGADGPWIKRMHEELGTYHHWIEFDTPELVDALDDSTRKRDLPGMADVDASLLLFCREIKKGATVAISGEAADEIFGGYPWFHREEMLNSGTFPWSVAPEMRASLLSPEIRDWIRPLEYLGDRYSDAVAEVPKLDGETGEQAKMRVMSYLNITRFMPTLLDRKDRMSMGVGLEVRVPYTDHRLIEYVWNIPWSIKTTGNREKGILRKALEGVLPDDVLYRKKSPYPKTHNPNYLAAVKAQVIRILDDASSPLLPLIDKARIRELASSPDASSNLPWFGQLMSGPQLFAYLAQVHFWLKEYNVSIR, from the coding sequence ATGTGCGGAATAACCGGTTTTATACAATGGAACGGCGATTTGACGCAGGATTCGCAGCTGCTGGTAAAAATGACAGAGAGTTTGGCTCACCGCGGACCTGACGGATCCGGCACCTGGATTTCAAACCCGTGCGCATTCGGTCATCGTCGACTCAGCGTGATCGACCCCGAAAACGGAGCACAGCCGATGATTATTCATCAGGAAGAGGAAGTCTACGCTATTGTATACAATGGGGAATTATATAATGCAGTCGAGCTAAGAGAGGATCTCATACGACGCGGGCACCGTTTCAGCACCAAATGCGATACCGAAGTTCTCCTGGTCTCCTATATCGAATGGGGCCCCGACTGCCTGGAGCGCCTTAACGGCATTTTTGCGTTTGCCATTTGGGACAGCGCTCGTGAACAAGTATTTCTGGCGCGTGACCGGGTAGGGGTAAAACCTTTGTTCTACAGTTATATTGATGGGACGCTAATCTTCGGCTCCGAGCCGAAGGCACTGCTGCAGCATCCCAAGGTCGAGCCGGTGGTCGGGGCGGAAGGGCTTGCCGAAGTGTTCATTATCGGGCCTGCAAGAACGCCCGGACATGGCGTTTACAAGGATATTTCCGAGCTTCGCCCCGGCATGGCCATGATCTTTAGCCGGGAAGGGCTGCGAAAGTATACGTACTGGAAGCTGGAAAGCCAGCCTCATGAGGACGATGTCCTGCATACGGCGAGCTACCTGCAGGGCCTTCTCCGCGATACGGTGGAACGCCAGCTCGTATCCGATGTTCCGGTCTGTTCCTTGCTCTCCGGAGGTCTGGATTCCAGCGCGCTCTCCTCGCTGGCCGTAGACTATTACCAGCGAACAGGCCAAGGGCAAGTGCATACCTACTCCGTCGATTATGTCGACAACAGCAAGCATTTCCAGTCCCACTCCTTCCAGCCTGGCGCCGATGGGCCGTGGATCAAGCGCATGCATGAGGAGCTAGGGACCTATCATCATTGGATCGAGTTCGATACGCCCGAGCTGGTCGATGCGCTGGACGATTCGACAAGGAAACGGGATTTGCCGGGAATGGCGGATGTCGATGCCTCCCTGCTCCTCTTCTGCCGCGAAATCAAAAAAGGCGCAACGGTCGCCATATCCGGCGAAGCTGCCGATGAAATCTTCGGCGGCTATCCATGGTTTCATCGGGAAGAAATGCTCAACTCCGGCACCTTTCCGTGGTCGGTTGCACCGGAGATGCGGGCAAGTCTCTTGTCCCCCGAAATCCGGGATTGGATCCGGCCGCTGGAATACCTCGGCGATCGTTATTCGGATGCGGTGGCCGAAGTCCCGAAGCTGGACGGCGAAACCGGAGAGCAGGCGAAGATGCGGGTCATGTCATACCTTAACATCACCCGTTTCATGCCGACGCTGCTCGATCGGAAGGACCGGATGAGCATGGGCGTAGGACTGGAAGTCCGCGTCCCTTATACGGATCACCGGCTCATTGAGTATGTATGGAATATTCCTTGGAGCATTAAAACGACGGGAAACCGGGAAAAGGGGATCCTCCGAAAAGCGCTCGAAGGCGTTCTCCCGGACGATGTGCTCTATCGCAAAAAGAGCCCGTATCCGAAAACCCATAATCCGAATTATCTCGCGGCGGTCAAGGCCCAGGTGATCCGCATTTTGGACGATGCCTCCTCGCCGCTGCTGCCGCTCATCGATAAGGCGCGCATCCGCGAGCTGGCATCCTCTCCGGATGCCTCGTCCAACCTTCCTTGGTTCGGGCAGCTGATGTCAGGCCCGCAATTGTTTGCCTACCTGGCACAGGTTCACTTCTGGCTTAAGGAGTACAACGTCTCGATCCGCTAA
- a CDS encoding XTP/dITP diphosphatase, with protein sequence MAFVLGDTLIVATRNAGKVKEFAHAFAAFGTEVKSMYDFPDLPDVVEDGATFEENAFKKAKEVAEALGLPVLADDSGLCVDALGGAPGVYSARYAGTHGADEDNNAKLLAELEKLKLGEDTEQPLLSPARFVCVLVLYDPQSGSKLTAEGTVDGWITSEPAGGGGFGYDPLFYLPSHEKTMAELTMEEKQAVSHRGEALSKLVAQLKSEM encoded by the coding sequence ATGGCATTCGTACTAGGAGATACACTTATCGTAGCGACGCGCAATGCGGGGAAAGTGAAGGAATTCGCCCATGCATTCGCAGCTTTCGGCACGGAAGTCAAAAGCATGTATGACTTTCCCGACCTGCCGGATGTCGTAGAGGATGGAGCAACGTTTGAAGAGAATGCCTTCAAGAAAGCCAAGGAGGTCGCCGAAGCGCTGGGGCTGCCGGTGCTTGCGGATGATTCCGGCTTGTGCGTCGATGCGCTCGGGGGAGCGCCCGGCGTGTACTCTGCCAGGTATGCCGGAACGCACGGCGCCGACGAGGATAACAACGCTAAGCTGCTTGCCGAGCTGGAGAAGCTGAAACTCGGTGAGGACACGGAGCAGCCGCTGCTTAGTCCTGCCCGGTTCGTCTGCGTTCTGGTATTGTATGATCCGCAGTCGGGAAGCAAGCTGACGGCTGAGGGAACGGTGGACGGCTGGATTACATCCGAACCGGCCGGAGGAGGCGGGTTCGGCTATGATCCGCTCTTCTACCTGCCGAGCCATGAGAAAACGATGGCGGAGCTGACCATGGAAGAGAAGCAGGCTGTCAGCCATCGCGGCGAGGCGCTGTCGAAGCTTGTGGCCCAGCTGAAATCGGAAATGTAG
- the rph gene encoding ribonuclease PH: MRSNGRKSDELRPMNLSTHVNKYAEGSVYIEMGDTKVLITATVDEKVPPFLKGQGKGWVTAEYSMLPRATQSRNQREANRGKLSGRTMEIQRLIGRALRSVVNLNALGERTITLDCDVIQADGGTRTTSITGAFVALAIAVNKIAEQHKLAVFPITDYLASVSVGIAGGQALLDLNYEEDSKAKVDMNLVMTGSGAFVEVQGTGEESPFSREELDQILELGQKGISELIARQQEALGPIAAKIGSVNAGSGV; this comes from the coding sequence ATGAGATCTAACGGACGTAAGAGCGATGAGCTTCGCCCGATGAATTTATCAACCCATGTGAATAAATATGCGGAAGGCTCTGTGTACATCGAGATGGGGGACACCAAGGTGCTGATCACCGCTACCGTGGACGAGAAGGTTCCCCCGTTCCTGAAGGGGCAGGGAAAAGGCTGGGTGACGGCCGAATATTCGATGCTGCCGCGCGCAACGCAGTCCCGTAATCAGCGGGAGGCGAACCGCGGCAAGCTGAGCGGCCGGACGATGGAAATTCAGCGGCTGATCGGCCGTGCGCTCCGGTCCGTTGTAAATCTGAATGCGCTTGGCGAGCGGACGATTACCCTGGATTGCGATGTTATCCAGGCGGACGGCGGAACGCGGACGACCTCCATCACGGGTGCATTCGTTGCGCTGGCCATCGCGGTCAATAAAATTGCCGAGCAGCATAAGCTTGCGGTATTCCCGATTACCGATTACCTGGCATCCGTCAGCGTCGGTATTGCGGGCGGACAGGCGCTGCTTGACCTGAACTATGAGGAAGACTCCAAGGCGAAGGTGGATATGAACCTGGTCATGACGGGGAGCGGAGCATTCGTCGAGGTTCAGGGAACCGGGGAAGAGAGCCCGTTCTCCCGCGAGGAGCTGGATCAGATTTTGGAGCTTGGGCAAAAAGGAATCAGCGAGCTGATCGCTAGACAGCAGGAAGCGCTTGGACCGATCGCGGCAAAGATTGGATCGGTGAACGCGGGAAGCGGAGTGTAA